The following DNA comes from Sparus aurata chromosome 3, fSpaAur1.1, whole genome shotgun sequence.
TCCACATTCACTCACACATTGTTATAAACATGCCCCGTACTCAGAAAACaatcctcctccctctgctgtgcTTGGTGACGTTTCACCGTATTTCATAATTTCAATTTTGCAATATTTCTTGTGGAAAATTTGTacgtctttttgtttcttttcttttcttttcagttcatttcatttttttttttatctttttttttgcttaagtAGCCAAGGCATTTTGCACCAAGGAGTAAACAATAAATCATTATCTTATAAATCTCAGAGGTAGAACCCTGACAATTTACTCAGTGAGGAGATTGACAGGTAGATAGATAAGACAGACGGACCAAAGTAAACCAACGCTGTCTGTGTTTAAGACGGTGTCTGTGGGGTCGCAGAAGCAGCAAAACGAGAAATGGcgaaatcaaaaataaaaagcaatgaagtAAAGGAGAGCTCAGATGGAACTGTTGTGGGAttggttagtttttttttttctttttgtgcaaTCCTGAGAGCAGAGCTTCTCTCAGACGTAGAGGATGACGTTGCTGTCTGCGGGACAGTGAAGGCCTTCGGGGGGGTTCAGGGCTCGGCAGGAGGGGGGCTGGGGCTGCTGGCTGGCCGCCAGGTGACAGCTTTTCGGGTGCGGGGAGTCACAGTCGTCGGACGTCAGCTCTGCGATGTCGTCTGATTGAGTGTCCGACATCTCCAGGTCGCTGCGGATGCTCTCCGGCTGAGCCAGGGTGACGTCTCGGAGCCCCTCCCTGATCGACGCGCCTGGTGACAGTCCCAACGCAGAGCCAGACAAAGCCCCGCCCCTTCTGGAGCTGCAGTCCTGAGGCTCCTCCCCTCCTGAGACGGTCGCCATGGCAGCGGAGCCCGGTGGCGGGGTTAGGTCCTCTTCGCTGGTCAGGCAGAGATGGCTGGGTTTGGTCTCGATGTCCACCTGGATCTCCAGGTTGGTGCACTCCCTGCAGAGACACGAGACGTACAGTTAGTCAGTCGCAGTGTGACGCTTTTGAGTAAAACTCTCCACGCAACCATTCAGAAAAAATCTTCATCTTGACAACCATGTaagtaaatataaaatgtaagtAAATTTTAATTGGCTTAAATGCTCCCACAgtattttaaaaacaggaacTGTGGCTCCGCTGTGATCCCTACATTTCCTGGCAAGTATCTGCTGAGTGAAGCTGCCGCCGATGTACGGAGGGATTTCTGCAGCTTTAGGCGTCGCTCCAAATGAGACAACAACGTGAGATCGTGGCAGCGAGCTGCCAAGTCATCAGATTAGTTCTAATTCTGTTATCTCAATCACATCGCGTCCAAATCAAATCTGACAGAGCGACAGACAGACGCATCCGCGGCGTGACAACTAACGAGACTCTCTGCGATAAAATATTTcaggacaaagaaaaagtaaagcGTCACCTGTCAGGCAGTGTGTAGGAGGAGATGATGGATCCGGCCATTCCACGGGTGCTGGCACAGTCGCTCCCTGCTCCCAGGCTGCCTGTCTCCCTCTGGGCTGACTCTTTAGCCAGCTCGCCTGCCTGCACCTCCAGCCTGCAGGAGGACAAACCATCATGTTAATCGCTGACCATTAAACCATTCACACGGACCATGACTTGTTTGTtgtgaggtgtgtgttcagagtcCGGTGATGCTGGTGCCCTAGTGCGATATCTAAATGTCGTTGAGGGAAGTGTGGCTGTGCAacttcatctcctctcctcacctgctgTACTTGGCGTTGCGGGTCCCCAGGGCGCCGCCTGCCAGGGTGTTGAAGTGTGGCGTGTCACCCAGAGCCCCGGGGGCCACAGAGAGCCCCTCGCTGGGGGAGGTGGTGCTCAGACCGCTGACCGCTCCGTCCAGACTGCTCTCGCCGAGGCTCGGGGACTTGAGGGCTCGCCACGCGTCTGCCACTGTAGAAACACGCGGGGAAAGCTTGAATCATCAGCGCTGTCTTCACCGTTTTccatgtgtatttcttttggcTCTTATTTAAAGTAGTAACTGTTCAGACTGAAGGCTAAATAAGTCGATGAAGCAAAAATATAGTCACAAAAAAGTCTGTATATCGGATGTGATTGTGAGTGAGTATGTAATTGGAAGACGTTTGGCGTCCTCACCTGTGATTGGACCGTCGTCCTCATCGAAGTCAATCCGCACACCTCGCCCCTTCCCTCTGCTGACACCACAGCCGCCACCTCGACACAGAGAGATGGGCACCACGCCGTACACGTAGGCCAACATGATGGGCACGCCGATACCTGAAGAGCGAGAGAAACGGAAGCAGTTTAACACCTGTTCAGAGGCGCCGCAGGAAGAAGTGTGTAGAGATGTTTTATTTCCAAATTATGAAGTGATTCAAATCTGCTTCTGTGAAATGTATCTGTCTGGTTGTAGCTGTCCCCAAGAAGCATGAATCACTCTGTATTCTTCATTTAGCATTCAGTGGAGCGGCATGTCTGGATGCAGATCAACAAACTGTGCTCGGTTCTGTTCTGCCGTCAGCcccagagagtcagagagcgtGACGGGTGACAGATGACGGTCCGGTCGAGTTTCTTACCCACGCTGACGGCTGCGATGACCGGGGCGGTGATGATGGACAGGGCCACGCCTCCCGTGATGGCCAGGTTCCTTCTGTGACGAGACGACTTCTTCAGCTCGTAGTGGGCATGGATCTGCAGCaaaggagagagacaaagagagacgaTTCAAACACCTGGAACACCTCAGAGCCGAAGAAGAACAATGGCAGGCTTCTTTCTAGAGAACAGAATCTGTGTCAGAACTTGTCACAAGCAGACGAGGCCGCAGCGTTTCCTGAAAAGATTCAGTTAGTCATTGTTCGACTCGGACGACCGAATCTGAGAAACTCCTGAGGCAGGTTTTAACACGAAGAAGGCAAACGTGATGGGACTGAGCTGCCGGCTTCAGTTTATCTCACTAGTTAACCACGTTCAACACGTCACACGGATCCTGAGAAAGATTACATTAAAACATGCTGTTTCGCTGTTCTCCACAAGAGAGCGCCATAATATCTTACAATGTCTTTTTATGCCCTTCCTATTGTAGTTATTTATAAGACAACTGCATTGTAGCACATAATACAACAGTGTTACTAGCTTAAAGTAATGACACAGCCATGATACGATGACATTCATCTGCAGGGTTAGGACATTTAAACATCCCTTAAGACGACTATACTGTAATATTAAAGGGATTTTAATATCAAAAGAAACCAAAGGCTCAAAAAACTCAGTTTCCTAAAGAAGATCACTTCATGGCCCTCACTTTACTTCAGTTGCTGTAAGCCTCAAATAAATACCTCAGATTCTAAAAGATCAGTTAGAGTGTCGATGTAAAACCTTATCGTCAAAATTAACCTTAAGAATTAATGACCTTCAGAAAAATCttacaaatgttttaataacTTCGAGGCCTTTTATTTagctgatctgaggacagaacTCCTTTTTAAATCTTCCTCTGTGTCACAGCGGTCGTTGATGTGAATGGAAACTTCTTTAGAAAGAAATGAAAGTGCTTCCTGACATTTAGAAAACTTTCAGCACCGtgccccaaaaaaaaaaaaaaatgaggacaACATACTGAAACTTCGAAAAAGGGCTTTTGTTCTGTAACGCTGTAAATTCCAGATTGTCATCAGAGAAGGACCGTGACAGACTGTCTGAGTGTCGCCATGACTCTGTGGTTTCCACTTCTGGTTTCTCCAGCCGGGTGTGGATGAAGATAAACTTTCAGTGAACTGAAAataagggttaaaaaaaaaaaaacccaaggtGTTAAACATCTTTGTTAGCTGCAAAAAGAGGAAGGATGAGGGGAAATGTTTTCATGGCGTGCGTTTCTGATGTTGACAgactgtataaataaaaaaaaaagaggctgagGAAACCTGTGATAACGAATAATGACTAATGTTTCATATGCACTTTATCAGTTCCTCTTTATAAAAGGTCTCCTCCAAAatcttttatttctatttcctTTTTCACGGCTATTTCAGAAGTATATCCTGATTTTAGAAAGTCAGATTGCTTTACCAAAACTGAAACCCTTAATTTAGTTGGTTACAAACAGACAGTTACGTGCCTGCACTTTGCTTTaagctgtgtgttttaaaaaacgaTGAATGGATTAGTCAAGTACTCAATGAATTGCCAGCTACTGTATTTtaataatcgattaatcagtttgagaacatttttaagaaaagaaacaaaaacattcttaaacgtgaatattttgtggtttctttactccttttggaaacactgactgacaacaacaatacagttgtttaaatctctgtttttttaattccatcCTGAAACCCTGACCCGATCATTCCAAGGTTAAAGCGCTGCACTCTTTCCTTGAGATTCATTAAACAGTGGctggagcttcttcttcttctaccgTTTCTCACCTTGCGGCCGACGTAAACAGGGATGCCGATGACCATGGCGGGCACGGCGATGCCTGCGATGAGGGTGATGCCGACCGGCGCTCCGATCAGGGTGCCCAGCTGCCACAgaatcttcttcttcctgctccaAGGCTTCTTCCCCCAGAAGGTACAGCCGGATGGACTGATGGTGACGGAGGGAGACACAGAGGGATGGAGTTGGTTTCCAGTTACACGTCTTTAAAAGGCCGCGTACGGAGCCGACGCAAAGGCCGAAACAACAACTGTCAGTACCTGAGGTAGTGCAGGTCGGAGATCTCCTTCATGCAGAGCCAGCAGAACTCACAGCCGCACACGGCGCACGTCATGTGGTTGCAGCTCCCATCGTTCATCTTGATGATGTAGGCGCCACAGCGAGGACACGGCTTGATGTCATCAGCtggggggaaaagagagagagggaaacactTAGTGACATCGACTGTAGCTTCAAACTTTATGTACACATGTGCGGGTGGTATCGATCTGCgcatcacttttttaaaatcatgtaCTAATCTTTCATCTGAACGCATCAACGATAGCTTCAAAACAGCAGAAATCCAGAAAAAATCCCCTGAATGCACAAGACTccaaataaaggttaaatattgTCGgtgaaagaaaaactaaaagctCTGCAATGATCCTGTATAGATGCTTTATTCCCCTCTCTCCCGTTGGCAACAAAAATCAAACCTCATTAGAGTAATGGGTCGGACAATTGCAGCGGTTTGTCCTCTAATGCATTTTAACGGGAGAGAAAGCCAAGAAGCCTAAAAAAAGACCAAACGGTcaatttactgtgtgtttgaaatcTGGACGCTCTCTGCTCTTTAAAGGGCATTTTGGCATTTTATATTGAGGAGAGGATggcagatctgtgtgtgtgtgtgtgtgtgtgtgcgtgtgtgcgtgtaggTCGTTGTTCTAGttgttagtgtttgtgtgtattctgTTCTGCTGACATGACTCAACACACTCTCCTTTCTCTCATGTTTTCcatctctcctttctttttttttgctccactcctcttatttctcctctctccctttgtCTCTTGTACATCTGCCTCTATCCAGTTCActaagcagacagacagacagacagacaggcagacagacagacagacagacagacaggtagggagagaggcagaggtcTGGAGTTTTTCATGAGTCACTTTCATCCTCCTGGACTGTTGTCAGTTCCTCTGAACGCTTGGCAGAGGGGAACAAACTGGAAGTGGCGAATTAAGACGAGAGAGACAGATAAGGGAGAAACCGACCGAGGACAGCTGGAGGGATTTAGTTAATAGACGTTTTAATCAAAATGGaattaaagacacacacatgtaagGGATGTTTGCTCGCACACGCTCCGATGTGCGGAGAGATTTTTGTGTTGGCGTCATCACCAGAGCGAGCGTGTGAAAGGGACGACTCGACAGTTCAGGAAATACCGCCGCTTCATTTATTTGCAGAGCGCGGCCATGTTGGGAGAGAGTTAGCTCGGCTAGTTAGTCCAGCCAACAGTCCAAAGAAGCAAATTCATCGACCATCAATATACTATTCGATTTGTTGACTAGTAATCGCAACTTTACTACGAACTCCGTCTTCCCAGTTCGCTGATGATGTTTTAAAGCCGAGTAGAGAAACACGTTTCAACGTTTTTCAAAGTTTCAACGTGTCACAGTTGAGCTGGAAGAGTTTTTCTGAAGTATATTTTTCACCTATTATTCTCAACACTGCTGAATATAGTTCTGCTTTTTGCATGAAATAAATGTGGCCTGGAGTGATGCTGCTGTTACTCCGGTTGAACCACTGAGGTAGATGAGTTTCCACTGACTGAAATCTCACTGTAAAGCTCTTAAACATAGCGCCATCTGGAAGAAATGTTATGGGGACTTTTTGAAAACACTGTGTGACAGGatgcacagagaggaaaagcTGTGagacatatatatttatttatatatatatatatataaacatagtGTCTCATGCTCTGTTGAACGCTGCACACTTCACCCAGCGGTGCAAACATTGGGGAGTCGCTACAACAGGCGCGAGACGAGTCTGACTCAGCGCTCCGACAGACGGAAGAGGCTGACTTGATAAAGGCTGACGGAGACAGAGACTTCTCAGAGGTGTGAAAAATAATTTCAGGGCGGAAATGCTGGGGGAGAAGATCTTATCTGTCTGTTTATGTCTGCGCCGAGCACACACCcttgcacagtgtgtgtgtgtgtgtgtgtgtgtgtgtgtgtgaggctgtatCGCCAGACTGTGGTTACTTCTGATCCAATTACCCTCCAgggagggctgtgtgtgtgtgtgtgtgtgtgtgtgtgtttgtgtgtgtgtgttttagctcCTCACCTGGTCCCTGCTCCTGTGTGTAGCTGGGTGAGTGGTTGCTGTGGGTGTGCAGGGATTGCGCCCTCTGTTGGCGGGCCGAGTCGCAGGTCTGGTTGGGATGCCAGGCCTGCTTGCAGTGGTAGCAGAACTCGGCGCCGCAGCCTTCCCTGCGACACACCAGCCTGGGACAGCTGGCGCAGCCCGAGGCGATGACGGCAAAtctgagaggaagagacagaagaagagacggGGGTTCAATAAAGCGGCGGCAGAAGAAGTCAAACAACgaagacggaaaaaaaagatgaaacgCTCTGAAAGACTGTGAAATAAGAAAGTCAAACACAGGCACATTCAGTTGTTACGGCATTTCTTTTAATACGGATTTTTGAATCGAAATCCGTATGTGATCCCTTTATTTTCCCGTCCCTCTCCTCCCAGTATGTTGCATGTTACCTACACCTCCACATTCATCCAGCTGCTCATGCTCACATCCTCACACATACGCGTCTTCATCTCAACCCAAAGCTTCTAACCTCCGGACAGTACCATCCACAATCAGTATGTTACCAATTAATTACCAATTAATTACCCaaaagaaagaagggaaaaaaaagcacactgTGAATCAACAAGTTGGCTGCTCCACATCTACCAGTCTGAACGTCTGCCTGACATCAATATGCAGAAATGAATCAACGGATTGATGAACAAGTCTAGCAAAGCAGGAACACAACATGTGGGACCAATAAACAGATCCTAGGACTGCACAGttttgtaaaaaatatataaaatcctgatgatgtgatttttgtCGGGTTCTGAACCAAACAAACGTGGCTTCTGCCGGATTTGTGTgccaggacatctctgcagaGCTACACTGCTCCATCACGAAACAGTTCTCCACACATTTCACCTTCATGGAAACATTCACAGCTCCTCGTGACTCGGCAATGCCGCGGTTGAGAGCACGTTTTGATTAATTACGCAGCCCTCCTGGATTCCCAATTAATCTGGTGGACGTCGGGGATGCACATTTGCGCCGCTGCAGGACTGCACGTTGGCCCGACGACGCTAATCTTCGAGGAAATGGTGGCTTTCAGACTCTAAAATGGATGGAGCTATCGTGTTAGCTTAATTGCACAATCCAAATGAAATGACTCTGCTCTGGCCAGAGTCTAAACTTCCCCACAGAAAGAGATGCGTCACCGTTTGCAGAAGGTTGTGAGTAAACGTACAGCTGAGGACTGATGTTTAGTTTCCAGTTATTGGACAGAGTGAAATTTTCACCTGATCATGGcgctatataaaaaaaattatgggATCATCAAACTTATAACAATTGATCCTGAGGGGGGCGTGAATGTCCGTGCCAAATTTAGTGGCACGACATCCGTCCACATTTCAGTTACGGCCATAAATATCAACCTCAAGGCCGGAGGAGAAGTTCGAATCTGTCTCTGGGAGCCGAGGATGTCGTCACCAAACTTCATGGCGGTCTAACAAATAGTTTAAAACATATTTCTACTCTTTGCTAACAAGATAATATAACAACATATATTAAAGCATGCTGGTTAAAAAGAGTTTTCTGAGTTCC
Coding sequences within:
- the rnf19b gene encoding E3 ubiquitin-protein ligase RNF19B gives rise to the protein MGSEKDSESPHSSVSGVPNPKCRAAGKRQGRISFHSLFHSKRGSRSTRGPKAGAATPLSHLHHTQQQLLPSALSSAPAAAAATPTTTTTTAATTPQDAASSTPSKPLSSSQPSLGGAPSSGEGNLLECPLCLVRQPPEQLPELLGCSHRSCLCCLRQYLRIEITESRVQLSCPECAERLAPQQVADILDDAALLDKYEEFLLRRCLASDPDCRWCPAPDCGFAVIASGCASCPRLVCRREGCGAEFCYHCKQAWHPNQTCDSARQQRAQSLHTHSNHSPSYTQEQGPADDIKPCPRCGAYIIKMNDGSCNHMTCAVCGCEFCWLCMKEISDLHYLSPSGCTFWGKKPWSRKKKILWQLGTLIGAPVGITLIAGIAVPAMVIGIPVYVGRKIHAHYELKKSSRHRRNLAITGGVALSIITAPVIAAVSVGIGVPIMLAYVYGVVPISLCRGGGCGVSRGKGRGVRIDFDEDDGPITVADAWRALKSPSLGESSLDGAVSGLSTTSPSEGLSVAPGALGDTPHFNTLAGGALGTRNAKYSRLEVQAGELAKESAQRETGSLGAGSDCASTRGMAGSIISSYTLPDRECTNLEIQVDIETKPSHLCLTSEEDLTPPPGSAAMATVSGGEEPQDCSSRRGGALSGSALGLSPGASIREGLRDVTLAQPESIRSDLEMSDTQSDDIAELTSDDCDSPHPKSCHLAASQQPQPPSCRALNPPEGLHCPADSNVILYV